The following is a genomic window from Hemibagrus wyckioides isolate EC202008001 linkage group LG22, SWU_Hwy_1.0, whole genome shotgun sequence.
gtgtgtgtgtgtgtttgttgcagTGAAAGAGTTTTTATGAGGTAGTGTAAGGAaatgattggtgtgtgttacagtcacaCTAACAGAGCAGATCACACACTTTACCTTTCCTCTCCAGAGTCTCTCTGCCGTAAGACACAAACTTCTTTATCCAATCAATACACTCCTTCTCCAGGTAGCTCTTCTGCTTCTTAGCCTCATATCCTGTAGGATCCCACTCCTTTATAATGATCACAGCTTGAGGTTTATCTGCAGTCCAGGTTCCAGTGTTCAGGTCCAGAGTGATGAAATCTTCTCCATCATAACCGAACTGATCATATCCTCTAGTGGTGCCGTTATCATAGAGCTCACAGACGTACATCCTCTGGAGTGTGtgaactcctacacacacacacacacacacacacttttaagtGTAATAAGTGtaatcagaagccgtgggtggataagaccatccgGATACAACATGCGGAAAgcagtgaaggaggcgaagcagCACTACGCTAGGAGAAAACTAGACTCACAactccaacagagtgactctaggagcctgtggcagggattaaggacaattacggactataaagcaccaacatccggtATGATGAATGCGGAAGTGACTCTTTCAGacgagctgaacaccttctatgctcacttcgaggctgcagctaatgatgctaaagctaatgctacagctaatgctaatggctgtagacaggaagagaatgccaacaccaatgcgttcatcatctctgagcatgacgtgaggagagccttcaggagagtgaacaccaggaaagcagcaggaccagacggaATCTCAGGTCGGATCCTCAGAGcctgcgctgaccagctagcacctgtgttcacagacatattcaacctctccttaacccagtcggCAATCCTCACgtgcttcaaagagtccatcattgttcctgtcccgaagaaaccccatcctgcttccctcGACTAtcgccctgtagccctgacctcagtagtgatgaagtgctttgaacggctggtcagagacttcatcatctcttcactATCTGACACACTGGAACCACTACAGTTCGCCTACCGCTCGAACCTCTCAACAGATGATGCCATTTCttacctccttcacacatcactcactcacctggacactagaaaggggaattatgttagaatgctgtttgttgactacagttcagcatttaacactataatcccctccaccctcaccaccaagctggagcacctgggactcagcccatctctttgtcagtggatctccaatttcctaactggcagaccacaggcagtaaggatgggcagacatgtctcagcctcactcaccctcagcactggagccccccagggttgtgttctgagccccctgctgtactctttgtacacgtatgactgcatggccacaaccaactccaccaccatcatcaagtttgctgatgacaccgttgtggtcggactgatctccgacaacaatgagacggcctacctggaggagattaagactctggaggACTGGTGCCGGCGGAACAACCTCCACcttaacatcagcaagactaagtctattcacttattcactgtAACTGTTCATTACACTGAGATGAACAAGATCACAACCTGTTCATGAATATATCCATAATCCTCAAActaaacattcacatttctcACACATCAGCAGTTTACTAAACAGGAAATGAGTAAAGATCgagtgttttgtgttatttcaTGCTTTTCAGTGAGATACATTCAGTTTATCACTAGCTCCTGGTTTCTGGTTCTCTCTAATCTTTAACTGTGACAGTATGAGACCCTGACAGTGATACAGGACTGCTTTTATTCCAGGTTCATTTTTATTCCAGGGTTTTGATCatacatgaataaatcattGTAGCTGTGCAGAAATAAACTGAGCTCATGACCATGAAACAGATCAACTTAACAAGCTGCTTTATTAAAGTTAaaggcttttgttttttttttaccaagtgTATCCACCATAGTGctgtcatattgtgtgtgtgtgtgtgtgtgtgtgtgtagagtacagtCAGTGTGTAGTTATTCAAGctctgagtgtgttttattctCACCTTCAGTCTGTTTAAAACTTTGCATTACAGAAATCAGGTGGAATATGAAGGTGTCCTGTTCATCCTGCTGCTTCTCCATCTCGCTTTTCCAGTAATCTGGATCATCAACACTGATCTTCTTCATCCACTCTGTCTTTGGGATCATCTTCCTGATGTTACTGTCGTAATACTGAAACTGCTGTCCATCCAGCAGACCAACAGAAGTGAAATTTATCCTTGCTGTCACTGCAGTGAAGAGATActgaagagagtgtgtgtctgtaaaagATGAAATTGTTTTCAgttaaaatttcattcattctttctttctttctttctttctcactgttCCTACTTTTTTTAGTAGAATTGAGATAATCACTTACTTGAGATAGTTGTCACTTCTATTGATCTGATTTTGGAAAAAGACTTTTGATACTTTTTATGGGGAAAAACTAAATCATAACCCCAGCTGAagagataaaatatataaaccagAACACAGAGAGATTTATACTTCAGTAACAGACACATAAGAGCTTCCCCTATTATAAAACTCCAGTCCCCCCTGCTGACCACACACTGACCATACACCTGAGTCTGTCACCCCTTTCTTCTGTTtcagtgttattttattttacacaggaGGGGGtctaaaacatttttacacaccacactcgAGAGCACCCTCTACAGAACTAGTTGGCGAGCGGAGCGGACGAATACATCGTCATGTGGCGCTATACGAGGAAGACAGCTTTGTTTACATTTGCCGGCATAGGTGAGTGACATAGGTACTTATGTACATTATGTGAATTCCGATTTACGGCGAAAATCGCGTTACGTTGCGCCGTAGGAATGGAATTCCGACGTAAGCTGAGGACCCCCTGTAATCAAGAGACCAAAAGAGCTTTGAGTGGATATAGTTGAAGAAAATGTGCTCAGAGATTTCAATATCACTTTCGCCTAATTTACAAGAGTTTTGCTCAATTTCAAATTTTGATGGAAGGAATTCTTTCAAtagatatactatattgccaaaagttttgggacacccatccaaatcattgaattcaggtattccaatcacttccatggccacaagtGCATAAAAttaagcacctaggcatgcagacttcTTCTACAAAAATTTGTGAAAGAaagggtcactctcaggagctcagagaattcaagcgtggtaccGTGATAGCTTTCCACCTGTGCAATGAAAAATTTCAtaaaatttcctcactactaaatattccatggccaactgttagtggtattataacaaagtggaagtaATTGGGAAGAACAGCAACTAGGCCACAAAGTGTTCATCAGAGTCAATAgctgtgtggccttcagattagcttaAGAACCAtgcgtagagagcttcatggaatagGTTTTcgtggccaagcagctgcatccaagccttagatcaccaagtgcaatgcaaagtgtcagatgcagtggtgtaaagcacaccgctaCTCTAAATCAGTGGAGACCTTCTCTGGAATGACCAatcatgcttctctgtctggcaatctgatggacgagtctgggtttggcggttacCAAGAAatcggtacttgtctgactgcattgtgcaaaatgtaaagtttggtggaggggggattatggtgttgggttgtttttcaggggtcggGCTtaaccccttagttccagtgaaaggaactcttaatacttcagcataccaaggcattttgaACAATTGCGGATGGCCCATTcctgactgtgcaccagtgcacataacaaggtccataaagacatggatgagtgagtttggtgtagaggaacttgtctggcctcaaccccatagaacacctttgggatgaattagagcagagactgtgaccttctcgtccaacatcagtgcctgacctcacaaatgcgcttctagaggaatggtcagaatttcccataaacacagtccttaaccttgtggaaagcctcctCAGAAGAAtcaaagctgttatagctgtaaagggcgggacaactccatattaaactctacagattaagaatgggatgtcattaaaattcatgtgcatgtaaaggcagacgtcccaaaacttttggcaatatagtttatgtcattcattattttaaattgaagCTCTTTTATTGGCCCACTGGTTCTCAACTGACAGCTCATCTCtagtgacgtcactgacgcgcGACTTTGCCagttatgccgagttcacactgcaggatttccCCAGTGGTCagatcactgttgttttcacactgcattcaGCTGCTGCTGTGTCCACATTGCacgacttcacaataggaagaatcacTGACCactctgtctggtccgcaaactgcgtttcacaaccgaGCGCACGTGAGAAGTGataagccatgcttgctgatattgtggtctttAACTTCCCTGAACTGCGCACTGCCCAGTATCTCACtgtctcattggctgtaggtcatcgccgaggTGTTTTTCAGCCAGAACTCCTTCCAGGACTTTGAGTCCCCgccaggtccagatatttaacatgactAATATTTCATGGGCGTCGGGGACTCATCGGTGACCCTCAGATCGCGTCTCTGACCATTCACACTGTGTAATGGTCACTCGCGTGCACGAGCTCCGATTTGCCTCCGATTTCGGGCATTTGTCGGCGATTTCGCAAAACCTGAAAATTGGGGCTAAAATCAGGGCTAAAACTCGCAGTGTGAACCCGGCATTAGTGTTTAACCCTAGTAACACAGTTAGTGTTCGGAGAAACCGAAACCGAAAGTAAAGACGGTCACCGTGTCACAGCACCTTGGGTTTAATGTACgcctttttaatgttttaaagtattatagtttaatgttcTACATTGTACGTTATCTTTAACAAGATATTCTAATTATATTTTCATAATCTGTTGAAGTActgagacacatttacacaaaacagTTTTAATATCATCTGATAGTTTAGTGTTAGAACTCACCTGATAatgaaagaggagaaaaagagagaaggagcagAACTTTCATTAAAACGCTGCCCTCCTCCATTTGAACTCTATAGAAGATTGTTTATGAACAAATTTAATAAAGACAGCCATAAATAAATTCCGTAAAGCTCTTTATAGGACCGAAAGATTCGACGCTTCTTTCGTGGAAGTTACCGCGCTCCCTGTTACGTGATGAcgtaacagtggagtgtgttttTACTCCGCCCCTCCGCGGCTTGtcctttaatttcattttaaattaattacaacAGTGTTAGAGTTCATACATCTAGCAACTGAAACCAATTCAATAAACTTATTATAATATTGATATAGTTTATATAACTTTGATTTGTTTTATCCACGTTGTTTTCGTTCTCCTAGTTTTCCGTGTAGTAACAGACACGCCCCATGTTTATACAGAGCCTGCTGTACAGCAGCCATTTTCTCTCCATGATTATTAAAGATTACCGGATTATTTCTGCTTAAACTGTAGCTATTGTTTAGAGTAGGTTTcaggtgtttatttttttttaaaacaacacgTGGtctattttctgtttattctatCAGCCGAATGTCTGGGTCAGCTGAATTTTGTGTATCTGCACCACATCATGTATTCactattattaatatcattcaGACACAACACCTGACCACACAGTGTCACTCAGGGGAATGACAGAGGAACAGGATCCCGATCGCTGGCTGGAACTATTTATACTGATTCACAATACACTTTTGGTGTAGCTCATGATTTTGGTAAAATTTGGCATGCACATGGTTTTAAAGCCAATTTCACATGCTAATTTTTCAGATCATTTAGACGCATGTAATCTAAACATCTAGCTGTCATTAAGGTCAAGGGTCATGAACCAGGAGATTCTGAAATGGCTCAGGATAACTCTTTACCTGATGAAGAAGCCAAATAGACTCCCAAAGAGGGCACACCCTTAGCTTTTGTGTATACAGTTCTGccacagtattttttttgtttgcaaatATTTTGACTCCACTAGATATTGATATATCTTTTTTTACAGACACAGGCTACAAAACAAGATCTTTTGACTTGGTCTTCTGAGAACCGTTCACCCTCAGATGAGGACGGACTGATTCCCTATACCCTCAGGGCCGCGCTGCACTCTCCTGATCTGTCTGTTCTGCCATTTCTCATGCACCATTTTCATGGTATCTCATATGCTGGATGAAGAGGAATGATTAAGAATATCAACAAACAATTTTGTATTCTAAATGTTACTAAAACTGCCAAATTGATACTCGATGTCAATATCTCACATCTGACTGGACTTAGGCAGAATAAATCCCTCTCCACATTTTCACCTCAACTCACCTTCTGCACCTGCAAACACTCAACAACAAGCACAAGCTAATTCTTTGTGACAGCTCTTTCATAATAAAACTATAGAATATATAAGATTACTGGAACTTCTGAAGGTCTTTCTGAGCTCTGTGTTGATCTCAAGCTGAAGAGGAAACAACATTCAAGTCAAACACATCGCCTCCTGTTTACTctgtaattaaaatgtcattaattcattaaaacttGTTACTTCACTCATCACACTGAttataaaaatgagaaaacacTGTAATTTTAATCGCTGTATTACTCAATCATGCTttcaatgaatgaatttgaattTTAAGAAATCAGTGGAAAGTGTTGTCTAACTGTTAGCAGTTCTATGATAGGAAGAAAATATTTATGCatatatgcatacatacatttttGTTAGTAATATAATATCCATAATATCTACATGATTTAATGCAATCTTGCTGATTAGTTTCTGAATGTACAGATGTAcatgtgtttctaataaagtggacatttTTCCATTGAGTAAACCTGCATGTAAAGTCACAGTGTAACCAGTAGGGGGCGATCAGAGTACCTGTGTCTCAGAGCACCTGTATGATTCTGTGTCAAACTGCAGTGAACCCTATAGGAAACCCTGTCTAGTTAAGtaaattttttttcatttcattgtctgtaccgcttatccgatctatcactgggcctgtgcctatctcaggcgtcatcgggcatcaaggcaggatacaccctggacgaagtgccaacccatcgcagggcagacacactcactcacgcaatcacacactacggacaatttagagacttcaatcagcctagaagcatgtctttggactgtgggaggaaaccggagcacccggaggaaaccaaCACAGGCACAGggtgaacatgcaaactccacacagaaaggcccctgcctgttcgaacctagttacactaccagtcaaaagtttggacacatcttctaattccatggtctttcctgataatccacaataatgtcctttgaacagttgatgttgagatatgtctgctactgatgctctgtaaagccttcataacgcctctaatctgaggtgctgttaattggtgatttctgaggctggtaactctaaatgaacttctcctctgcagcagaggtcagttttggtcttgctttactgggaggGTCTTCAtatgagccagtttcatcatggtgcttgatgggttttgcaaatgcacttgacaatactgttcttgcaagaactattccagaacacctgaccttcgtgtcttaaaataacaactgactgttttttgttgtcattacatatggattactgaagtccatgtgtgttatttcatagttttgaaatctccagtattgttctagaatgtagaaaataaatccctaaacaaaaaacactgaattaaaaggtgtgtccacacttttgactggtagtgtaagtTCATAAGTATttcaattatatatttaaataataagtaTGTGGAAactctacactgtgtgtgtgtattgtgtgtgtgtgtgtgtgtgtgtattgtgtgtgtgtgtgtgtgtattgtgtgcatTTTAGATGCTTGTAATGTAGTTTGTCAGGCCAAATGTCTGGtgatctgactcactgaatcactacaGATTACAGATAAGAATCGGTTGATCATacacattcattttctatatattttttttggtaaCACCAGACTCACCTACAGTTGAACTACAGGTCACACTGTCAAAATGTGTCACACTGTCAAAATGGccaaaaagtttttaaaaaatgcaacaaatgaatgaatttacatttaaaattaaagGCAGAAATCTGTGATATATCAAACAGTAAAAACTATAtatgtcaaaaaataaataaaaaatgttatttttcatttaaaaacctGCCTATCAAAGTTGTGTCCTCACTTTgcgtcagtttttttttttttaaaccttgaATAAATCAGGCAGTTTCATGGTCAGTGTCATGGTCAGTGTCATGGTCAGCTGTTACTGTGAGGATCCCTTTCCTAGTTCCTGCTCATGGTGGATGCAGCAGTAAGGCACATTGCTTAGCaagtttttctatattttaaacaaacagtGTGTAAATCTCTGCAGTCACAGCTTTAACATGTCAACACTCTCTTCTCACTGTTATAATCTTTGTCAGTATTTATGGGATAAATCTTGGTATTTTGTTATTAAGGCAGATTCAACTTTGGAAAAACCAAAATGGCTGCACTATCCAACCCATGGTTAAGATGGAAAAACCTTTCAGATGTCTGTTGATCAATTGCATATGTTTGTTTAGAGGGAATTTTGCAAGTAGCCAAAAAACTACATGAAAGATTGAATTATTGTGCAAAAGTGAAACCCGAGCTGCATTGGTAGTCAAGTGGGTAACAGATTCAGGTGAAACACATTTAGGTGCTTAATTAATCAGTTAAGCAGACCGATCAAATTAGACATCCTTAGGAAAGTGGTTGGGCAACACTgattaaaagagagaggaaaccaCCAAAACTATTGTAGTGCCAAGGAGTCAAACAATGCCAAGAGGAAAGGAGATATCTGAGGACATGAGGAAGAAGGTGGTGACCGCCCATCAGTCTGGGGAAGGCCATAAGACCATCTCCAAGATCTTCCAACTCCATCCATCTACTGTAAGACAAATCATCTACAAATGGAGAGCATTCAACATGACCACAACTTTGCCTAGAAGTGGACGCCCATCAAAACTATCaagaagcaaaaataataaatgaggtAAAGGCCAACCTACACATCACCTCTAGAGAGATCTTTGACATCAAGTACCACTTTATAAaagaaactgtgaatgatggcaaggtaatcttggaatactgtcctacagagcaaatggttgctgacattatgacaaagccagccactaagctaaagataaagaggtttgctcgagacatgTTTGGCACTTAATAGTGTAAAGAGTGTATGTTTACAttgtttatgtgaaagagaagccttatttgttattttgttttcaggtaactcAGTGAGCTAAGAGTGAGTGGGGGTGTTAAGTGTTGTACTCTTACTCattagattacggcatcagctGAACTACATCGTGTTTTATTAAAGGTATTATGGTACATTTGGGTGTGAagtcattacgttatacaatgcactatacataaaaaaataaagtgttcaTGTCAGATGTACAGAGCCAgctttctaaataaatgttccaaagaattggataatgagacgtgtaacaTTTTGTTAGTTTTCTTACACGTGTTGAAAAGAACTGTGTACCTGAACTTAACACTGATGTTTCTGATGGTCTGTATTTAAAGGAGTTCTACTATTCAATAAATCACATTTACAGACTTAGTATTATTGTATAACCGCAAGCATTTTAGGattctttacatttctttttttgaatTTACTTTTATCAAGTCTCttagtttattatccagtgtaTTCATGGGCAAATTGGTGCATTTAGTTGTTTGGTTGTTGTGCCTATTTAGATAACAGGTTTGTAAAGCCTCTGGAAATAAAAAACTGCTGTTTGTGGCACTaatgatattaatttttaaaatagggcagcataaaaaataaataaaaacattgtatTGATCTGCTGTAGTGAATATTAATACTGACAGAACGGACTTAATAACggatttaataaagaaatacatttttaaactgGGGCAGCAcaatagcttagtggttagcactgttgccacagcaagaaggtcctgggttcgaatcttgtgcctgcgtgggtttctctggtttcctcccacagtccaaaaaaatgtacattaggttgattggtaattctaaaaaAGTTGTTCAtctatgtggccctgtgatggactggtgacctgtccagggtgtactcctgcccttcgccctatgtgtgctgggataggctccagtagacccctgtgaccctaattaggtatagacaatggatggatttttaaaaacattgagaaacaatacatttacaaaCATATTTGTACAGTGGcttgaatatattaatatatttttattgctttattatacttctattattttattatactttgATCATAAGCATTATTTATCCTCTtatctgtaacactgtaacataccccgctgctgaaaataaaacatattcacCTAAATCTTTCCACTGTACTGCCTCCAGACCCTGGACTAAACACTTCAACTTATTCAGCACTTCCTCAGGATCGGTGTCAAGATCCTGCCGTCACAAAAACAGTGACGTCACTTACTACCATAGTGTTGATTGGCTAGGAAAGAGCCGTAGGATGAGGAccagtggaccaatggagacTTTTGTCCCGCCCCTAATTTGCATAAACCTCTAGTTGTGATTCCTGGAATCGCAAACAAGCACCatggaaagaagaagagagaaaacagagacagaataaagagaaaattaaacaACAAGCATCCAGTTCTGTGATCCGctactattatatatatatttttaccacCACGATACTTAGGGCGTGAATATGACGccatattgtttttctttattaaagtaATTCATAAAGTTTCTCCACAACGAGGACTTTCTGTCCAGCAGAAGCCAGTTAGATTGaactgatttattatttctatttcattgtCCCCGCTGTGTTCTCATTGTACACATGCCCTGATTGAGCACTAGGTGGCGCTCTGATGGTTTCTATAAATAAACAGTAGTGTTGATCTGGAGCTGAAGGAGAAACGAGGTTCAAATCAAACAAATCACctcctgtttattctgtaatttaAAGATCAGTAattcataaaaaaacattttactgcACACCTCACACtgattataaataaagaaaacactgtAACTTTAGTCTCTTTAATATTCAATCATGTTTTTcaatgatatatttttaaagaagaTAGAAGTGTTGTCTAACTGTTAGCAGTTCTGTGTTaggaagaaaatattttaatacttaaaatatatatactacaTGTATTAATCTTTCTTTCCTACATTATCATTTAGGATAGTGTATGgtgatgaaatatttaaattaatcaaCAGTAAGAGCAGGTTAGCTGATACACTAGGTATCACAAGCCACCTCGACCGATAATGgtcatatttttaaatgatgcaGAACTTCagattacagtacagtgtgttgtgtttctctgtgaagctgttttaaataaactgaatagcTAAATAGAGATAAACATTAGTACCACAACACGCTAATTAACAAAatctatatgaatatatatgcatacatacatgtatattaTGTACATGCGCATAACAC
Proteins encoded in this region:
- the LOC131343712 gene encoding class I histocompatibility antigen, Non-RT1.A alpha-1 chain-like isoform X1; this translates as MEEGSVLMKVLLLLSFSPLSLSDTHSLQYLFTAVTARINFTSVGLLDGQQFQYYDSNIRKMIPKTEWMKKISVDDPDYWKSEMEKQQDEQDTFIFHLISVMQSFKQTEGVHTLQRMYVCELYDNGTTRGYDQFGYDGEDFITLDLNTGTWTADKPQAVIIIKEWDPTGYEAKKQKSYLEKECIDWIKKFVSYGRETLERKDPPTPSVFQKHSPSPEVVCHATGFFPKEVMISWRKDGEDVNEDVELRETLPNQDGSFQKRSILKVPAEDLQKHTYTCVIQHSSLKEELVLNVNINNHKKSIYEGSGGGSNGGSGGGSGGGSGGGLIVGVVMTVVLALVVCAGIMVWRWRRRRTGERRKEADVEFSENRYRDVSISGDTTRMESIF
- the LOC131343712 gene encoding class I histocompatibility antigen, Non-RT1.A alpha-1 chain-like isoform X2, with protein sequence MEEGSVLMKVLLLLSFSPLSLSDTHSLQYLFTAVTARINFTSVGLLDGQQFQYYDSNIRKMIPKTEWMKKISVDDPDYWKSEMEKQQDEQDTFIFHLISVMQSFKQTEGVHTLQRMYVCELYDNGTTRGYDQFGYDGEDFITLDLNTGTWTADKPQAVIIIKEWDPTGYEAKKQKSYLEKECIDWIKKFVSYGRETLERKDPPTPSVFQKHSPSPEVVCHATGFFPKEVMISWRKDGEDVNEDVELRETLPNQDGSFQKRSILKVPAEDLQKHTYTCVIQHSSLKEELVLNVNINNHKKSIYEGSGGGSNGGSGGGSGGGSGGGLIVGVVMTVVLALVVCAGIMVWRWRRRRTGDTTRMESIF